One segment of Nostoc piscinale CENA21 DNA contains the following:
- a CDS encoding phosphotransferase has translation MAFLLSSQNVLEYLLTVGLCSQAEQSLTKIELKPAKNFNLLVTLPDNRQLLVKQERLNREGKTAGEFVDEWRVHQFLQTFPEINHLHAYCSEAVHFDGENSIIAFNYLTNYRDLADFYLKENVFPTEIAKVIGATLASLHRATIDHPEYEAFFQKTEQVSPLKNPNLNLGLDRITPEIFGIVPSEGLKFFALYQRYDSLGQAIAELSRSYTRYCLTHHDLKLNNLLLSLNWEEAVANNSFAGESIIRLIDWERGAWGDPAHDLGMLISSYLQFWLYSMTTSKSMAIEESLRLATTPLELLQPSIAALMSTYLAYFPEILQRRPDFLERVVQFCGLALIIAIQAGLQHEKTFGNVGICMLQVAKSLLCSPQASMKTIFGVEALELLPSSIYQN, from the coding sequence ATGGCATTTTTATTAAGCTCTCAAAATGTATTGGAATACTTGCTTACAGTTGGACTTTGTTCTCAAGCAGAACAGTCATTAACAAAGATTGAGTTAAAACCAGCGAAAAACTTTAACTTGTTAGTGACTTTACCCGATAATCGGCAACTTTTAGTGAAACAAGAGCGCCTGAATCGAGAAGGAAAAACGGCTGGAGAATTTGTTGACGAATGGAGAGTGCATCAGTTCTTACAAACTTTTCCAGAAATTAATCATCTTCACGCTTATTGTTCAGAAGCGGTGCATTTTGATGGAGAAAATTCCATCATTGCTTTTAATTATTTGACTAACTATCGAGATTTGGCTGATTTCTATCTCAAAGAAAATGTCTTTCCTACTGAGATTGCGAAAGTGATTGGTGCAACTTTGGCATCACTTCATCGTGCTACAATTGACCATCCAGAATATGAAGCATTCTTTCAAAAAACCGAGCAAGTATCGCCACTCAAAAATCCCAATCTAAATTTAGGACTAGATAGAATTACCCCAGAAATTTTTGGCATAGTTCCAAGTGAGGGATTGAAATTTTTTGCCTTATATCAACGTTACGATAGTTTGGGGCAGGCGATCGCAGAATTGAGCCGTTCTTACACCCGCTATTGTCTGACTCATCATGACCTAAAACTGAACAATCTACTTTTATCTTTAAATTGGGAAGAAGCTGTTGCAAATAACTCTTTCGCTGGTGAAAGTATAATTCGTTTGATTGACTGGGAACGCGGAGCTTGGGGAGATCCAGCTCATGATTTAGGAATGCTGATTTCCAGCTATTTGCAATTTTGGTTGTATAGTATGACAACTAGTAAGTCAATGGCTATTGAAGAGTCATTACGCCTTGCTACAACACCCTTAGAATTACTTCAGCCTTCGATTGCGGCGCTGATGTCAACTTATTTAGCTTATTTCCCAGAAATTTTGCAGCGTCGTCCAGATTTCTTAGAAAGAGTTGTGCAATTTTGCGGTTTAGCTTTAATTATCGCCATTCAAGCCGGACTCCAGCATGAAAAAACTTTTGGAAATGTTGGAATTTGTATGCTACAAGTCGCTAAGAGTTTGCTATGTAGTCCCCAAGCATCAATGAAAACAATTTTTGGTGTAGAAGCTTTAGAACTTTTACCGTCAAGCATATATCAGAATTAG
- a CDS encoding dihydroorotase, with protein sequence MTELLQQVRVIDPVAGTDQIADVLIADGHIQAVAAQISEIGTDTQVRDCQGLVLGTGLVDLYSHSGEPGFEDRETLSSLLQAAAAGGFTRIGILPDTSPAIDHPALVAQLQKMRSASPLLPCSSAPLLNIWGAVTLDVAGKQMTELADLAAAGVVGFTDSHPLDNLGLVRRVLEYVQPLGKPVAFWPCDRQLTSNGVMREGVDALRFGLPPVPASAETTAIASLLELVAATGNLQVHIMRVSTARSVELIAAAKAAGLPITASTTWMHLLLDTTSIQSYDTSLHLAPPLGNPSDLKALREGVRTGVIDAIAIDHAAYTYEEKVQAFAEAPAGAVGLELALPLLWQNLVVTGEFTALELWQALSTNPAKCLAQELSTLTANQKAELTLFDPSQTWKIERKNLHTLSSNTPWLGQELQGRVLQIWC encoded by the coding sequence ATGACTGAACTTTTACAACAAGTACGAGTAATTGATCCGGTTGCTGGCACTGACCAAATAGCAGATGTTTTGATAGCTGATGGTCATATTCAAGCTGTAGCTGCACAAATTTCGGAAATTGGTACTGATACTCAAGTTAGAGACTGTCAGGGATTAGTTTTAGGAACTGGGTTAGTAGATTTATATAGTCACTCTGGCGAACCAGGGTTTGAAGACAGAGAAACTTTATCTTCTTTGTTGCAAGCGGCTGCGGCTGGCGGCTTTACCAGAATTGGAATTTTACCGGATACATCTCCAGCTATTGATCATCCGGCGCTGGTGGCGCAGTTGCAGAAGATGAGAAGCGCATCTCCCCTGCTCCCCTGCTCCTCTGCTCCCCTGCTTAATATTTGGGGTGCAGTTACTTTAGATGTGGCGGGAAAGCAGATGACGGAGTTGGCTGATTTGGCGGCTGCGGGAGTGGTGGGTTTTACTGATAGTCATCCGTTGGATAATTTGGGGTTGGTGCGGCGAGTGCTGGAATATGTACAGCCGTTGGGTAAACCTGTAGCTTTTTGGCCTTGCGATCGCCAGCTTACCTCTAATGGGGTCATGCGTGAAGGGGTAGATGCGTTGCGTTTTGGTTTACCACCAGTTCCTGCCAGTGCCGAAACAACTGCGATCGCCTCTTTGTTAGAATTAGTGGCGGCGACTGGTAATTTGCAAGTTCATATTATGCGTGTCTCTACGGCGCGGAGTGTGGAATTAATCGCGGCTGCTAAGGCTGCTGGTTTACCCATCACCGCCAGCACTACTTGGATGCACTTGTTATTGGACACTACATCTATTCAAAGTTACGATACCAGTTTGCATTTAGCTCCGCCTTTGGGTAATCCTAGCGATTTAAAAGCTTTGCGTGAGGGTGTCCGCACGGGGGTAATTGATGCGATCGCGATCGACCACGCAGCTTATACTTATGAAGAAAAAGTCCAGGCTTTTGCCGAAGCACCAGCAGGAGCAGTTGGTTTAGAATTAGCTCTACCTTTGTTGTGGCAAAATCTGGTGGTAACTGGAGAATTTACAGCTTTAGAATTGTGGCAAGCTTTAAGCACTAATCCCGCAAAATGTTTGGCACAGGAATTAAGTACATTGACGGCTAATCAAAAGGCTGAATTAACTTTGTTTGATCCTTCGCAAACATGGAAAATAGAAAGGAAAAATTTACATACACTTTCGAGTAATACACCTTGGTTGGGGCAAGAATTACAAGGTAGGGTGTTACAAATTTGGTGTTGA
- a CDS encoding peptidylprolyl isomerase has product MAKLLNIAVEDIIEYIKLSCQVPSILDAIATQKIIAETVEKLGITVEVEELQQAADSMRLANKLLRAEDTWAWLERYHLSLDDFEEIAKANILSTKLANHLFAEKVEPYFYARQFEYYAAAIYEVIFDDEDLALEIFYALQEDEISFQEIARQYIENPEIRRAGGYQGIRTRADLRPEIAAAVFAATPPQIIKPIVTPKGVHIIAVEEIIQPQLNEQLRLQIIGEFFSNWLQQQIANLEIVTKLPNNSPTSQNLPRPA; this is encoded by the coding sequence ATGGCAAAGCTATTAAATATTGCTGTGGAAGACATTATTGAATACATCAAATTGTCTTGTCAAGTTCCTAGTATATTAGATGCGATCGCCACTCAGAAAATTATTGCTGAAACAGTCGAAAAACTTGGAATTACCGTCGAAGTTGAAGAACTACAACAAGCCGCAGATAGTATGCGTTTGGCCAATAAACTCCTCAGAGCGGAAGACACTTGGGCTTGGCTAGAAAGATATCATCTTTCTTTAGATGATTTTGAAGAAATCGCTAAAGCCAATATTTTATCTACAAAATTAGCGAATCATTTATTTGCTGAAAAAGTCGAGCCTTATTTTTATGCTCGTCAATTTGAATATTATGCCGCAGCAATTTATGAAGTCATTTTTGATGATGAAGACTTAGCATTAGAGATATTTTATGCACTGCAAGAAGATGAAATCAGTTTTCAAGAAATTGCCCGTCAATATATCGAAAATCCTGAAATTCGTCGGGCTGGAGGTTATCAAGGAATCCGCACCCGCGCCGACTTAAGACCAGAAATCGCTGCTGCTGTGTTTGCTGCGACTCCGCCACAAATTATTAAGCCAATTGTCACACCCAAAGGAGTGCATATAATTGCTGTTGAGGAGATTATTCAACCGCAATTAAATGAGCAACTACGTCTGCAAATTATCGGAGAGTTTTTTAGCAACTGGTTACAACAACAAATTGCTAATTTAGAAATAGTGACAAAGCTCCCAAATAATTCTCCAACATCCCAAAATTTACCAAGACCTGCTTAA
- a CDS encoding T3SS effector HopA1 family protein has translation MQMLDSVATQLAEMPESLQTSLQDIISQIEIESDYCIKHPNYKPLQLPESAISRFQQLPATLKKKFLSMQLRGFLYGIYYNGSLKSSLAANTETNTVALNQNLENNTLLGVDVAFYDRLHESNQGDGYWYYNWQVVKENLDHTLAVQKDGLTLHIERSRHLLPQHQSATVGKYVAIKMPKNLVQNGFYMAVANAGTATNRERLVRVYFNVTPEGAVAVMQTLTTQLNFLEIPFSLKALYNPSDYERYDSAVFYFDKKDYEAVHPVLERVYVECQSYFQPEVPLFTKFMAPGLAIAEEPNRRFAEQESFGTHRCQIIANGLLDAWEQGDETPAHRLTAILEQFSLFQVELQRPYLNANSADIYTPFSLA, from the coding sequence ATGCAAATGCTAGATTCCGTCGCCACTCAACTTGCAGAAATGCCTGAGTCATTGCAGACATCGCTACAAGATATTATTTCTCAGATTGAAATTGAGTCTGATTATTGTATTAAGCATCCAAATTACAAACCATTGCAACTGCCAGAATCAGCAATTTCCCGCTTTCAGCAATTACCTGCGACGTTAAAAAAGAAATTCTTGAGTATGCAATTGCGAGGTTTTCTTTATGGCATTTATTACAATGGCTCTTTAAAAAGTTCTCTGGCTGCTAATACAGAGACTAACACTGTAGCTTTAAATCAGAATTTGGAAAATAATACTTTGCTTGGTGTGGATGTGGCTTTTTACGATCGCCTACACGAAAGCAATCAAGGCGATGGCTATTGGTATTACAATTGGCAGGTAGTCAAAGAAAACCTTGATCATACTTTGGCAGTTCAAAAAGATGGTTTAACTCTGCATATTGAACGCAGTCGTCATTTATTACCCCAGCATCAATCTGCTACTGTGGGTAAGTATGTTGCAATCAAAATGCCTAAAAATTTGGTACAGAATGGATTTTATATGGCGGTGGCGAACGCTGGAACTGCCACAAATCGAGAAAGATTGGTGCGTGTTTACTTTAATGTCACTCCCGAAGGTGCGGTTGCAGTTATGCAGACTTTGACTACGCAACTCAATTTTCTAGAGATTCCTTTCTCATTGAAAGCCTTATACAATCCTTCCGATTACGAACGTTACGATTCCGCAGTATTTTACTTTGATAAAAAAGATTATGAGGCAGTTCATCCAGTGTTAGAGAGGGTGTATGTCGAATGTCAGTCTTATTTTCAACCGGAAGTACCTTTATTTACTAAGTTTATGGCACCGGGGTTAGCGATCGCAGAAGAACCAAACCGCAGATTTGCTGAACAAGAAAGTTTTGGGACACATCGTTGTCAAATTATCGCTAATGGTTTGCTGGATGCTTGGGAGCAAGGTGATGAAACACCAGCCCATCGCCTCACAGCAATTCTCGAACAATTTTCCCTATTCCAAGTGGAATTACAACGCCCTTATTTAAATGCTAATTCTGCGGATATATATACACCTTTCTCTTTAGCGTAA
- a CDS encoding HlyD family efflux transporter periplasmic adaptor subunit, with product MPNSYSDFSSILTQPQQNELRQFDDSDVVVDESIKTTEINDWYYGTEELLDALPKLWTRSMLYLLVAFAAIVIPWTMLAKVDETGSARGRLEPKGATQKLGVPVTGAVKAVNVQEGATVKAGQVLMQLDSDVLQTDLQQTQTKLEGLNTRLSQLELLKNQLMLAINIQEQQNQAQALEKVAQVNQAQQNLDAKISSYNLQRLEKLATVEQARQKINSTRIDQKLAHSRFNRDVSEVDRYRQLLNEGAIAQVKVVELEKIAEESQRLREQASAELTQSELSLKEEVTRYQSIMSQAWADIQQAKLRLEEQQSSYQGVVQAGRLALLKSQEQLKDMQNQITTLQSEIAQTKSQITSLKLQLQQRVVRSPIDGTIFELPVTKPGPVVEAGQIVAQIAPKNSELIIKAQMPSQQSGFLKVGMPVKVKFDAYPFQDYGVVQGRVHWISPSSKIQTDSEGKATIETYELDIVLDKNYIQAGDKRIILTPGQTANAEVIIRQRRVIDFILDPFKKLQKGGLEL from the coding sequence ATGCCAAATTCTTATTCCGATTTCTCATCCATACTTACTCAACCACAGCAAAATGAACTTCGCCAGTTTGATGATTCTGATGTAGTTGTCGATGAATCAATCAAGACAACTGAAATTAATGATTGGTATTACGGTACAGAAGAACTTTTAGATGCTTTACCCAAGCTCTGGACACGTTCAATGTTGTACTTGCTAGTCGCCTTTGCAGCCATTGTGATCCCTTGGACAATGCTCGCTAAAGTAGACGAAACAGGCTCTGCTAGAGGACGTTTAGAACCCAAAGGTGCAACGCAAAAATTGGGCGTTCCGGTTACAGGTGCAGTCAAAGCCGTCAATGTCCAAGAAGGCGCGACGGTGAAAGCTGGACAGGTTTTGATGCAGTTAGACTCGGATGTGTTGCAAACAGATTTGCAACAAACACAAACGAAACTAGAAGGGTTAAACACTCGGCTATCACAGTTGGAATTACTCAAAAATCAACTGATGCTGGCGATTAACATTCAAGAACAACAAAACCAAGCCCAAGCCTTAGAAAAAGTTGCCCAAGTTAACCAAGCACAACAAAATCTCGATGCTAAAATCAGCAGCTATAACCTGCAAAGACTAGAAAAACTCGCCACTGTAGAACAGGCTAGACAGAAAATTAATTCCACACGGATTGACCAAAAATTAGCTCACAGTCGTTTTAATCGAGATGTATCAGAAGTTGACCGCTATCGTCAACTTTTAAACGAAGGTGCGATCGCGCAAGTTAAAGTAGTGGAATTAGAAAAAATTGCCGAAGAAAGTCAACGCTTGCGAGAACAAGCAAGCGCCGAACTCACACAATCAGAATTAAGTTTAAAGGAGGAAGTTACCCGCTATCAATCCATTATGAGTCAAGCTTGGGCAGATATTCAGCAAGCCAAACTGCGCCTAGAAGAACAGCAAAGTAGCTATCAAGGCGTAGTGCAAGCCGGGAGACTGGCGCTGCTGAAAAGCCAAGAACAACTCAAAGATATGCAGAACCAAATTACTACCCTGCAATCAGAAATTGCCCAAACCAAGAGTCAGATTACCTCACTCAAACTGCAATTACAGCAGCGTGTAGTGCGATCGCCAATTGATGGCACAATCTTTGAATTACCAGTCACCAAACCAGGCCCCGTAGTCGAAGCCGGACAAATCGTCGCCCAAATAGCACCTAAGAATAGTGAGTTGATTATCAAAGCCCAAATGCCCAGTCAACAAAGTGGCTTCTTGAAAGTCGGTATGCCTGTCAAAGTCAAATTTGATGCTTATCCCTTCCAAGATTATGGAGTTGTCCAAGGGCGCGTTCATTGGATTTCACCTAGCTCGAAAATCCAAACTGATAGCGAAGGCAAAGCCACTATCGAAACCTATGAATTGGATATTGTCTTAGATAAAAACTATATCCAAGCTGGTGATAAACGCATTATCTTAACACCTGGTCAAACAGCAAATGCTGAAGTAATTATTCGTCAGCGTCGTGTCATCGACTTTATCTTAGATCCATTTAAGAAATTGCAAAAAGGCGGATTAGAACTGTAA